The following is a genomic window from Pseudomonas promysalinigenes.
GCAATCGTATAAGTACCTGCCGCCAGGACACACGGCGCAGACCTTTCGATAAACAGGAGTGACCCAAATGAAGAAGTTCGCCATTGCTGCCGCTACTGCTACCGCTCTGACCCTGACCATGGCTAACGCAGCGTTCGCCCAGCAGTCCACCCAGGCTCCAATGACCCTGGCTGCTGGCGAGATGACCAAAGCCAAGGAAGCTACCTCGGACACCTGGATCACCACCAAGGTTAAATCCGATCTGCTGACCGAGAAGGGCATCCCAGGCAGCGACATCAAGGTCGAGACCAACAAAGGTGTCGTATCCCTGTCGTCCACCACTGCTGTGACCGAATCTCAGAAAGAAATGGCCGTATCTATTGCCAAGAAAATCAAAGGCGTCAAAGCCGTTTCGGCTGACGGCCTGAAAGCCGAATAAGGATTGTCCCGTCGGCCAAACGGATTTGGCCACTCATACCCAGCAAGCCCCGGTTATTACCGGGGCTTGCTTTTTGTGCAGTCAGAAGCCCGGGTTGCGGGCCACGACATCGCTCTCGAAGCATTCCTGCTCGAGGATCAGAGGTTCGACCAGGGGCCTGCTGTCACGAAAATGCGCAGTCTGAATATGCGCTTCGTACGCATCTACGTCGGTGTAGATTTCGTAGAGATAGATCACATCGGCATCCGCTCGGTCTTGTGAGACGTCGAATACCAGGCAACCCGGCTCATTTGCCACCGAGGCGGCCGCGTTGACTTTGATGGCGGTCAGAAATGCCTCGGCACAGCCAGCTTTGACGCGATTCTTGATGAACAGACTGTACACAGCACGCTCCTTTTGTTTTAAATTCAATATAGAATTGTATACAAAAACGGAGCCGCGCCAATGTCTGATTTACCAGTTCGCCCGGGTCGCCTGAATGGCCTGCGCCACATCGCATTGTTGGTACCCAACCTTGAGGAGTGCGAGCGCTTTTATGTCGATGTAATGGGCATGAAGGTACTCAACCGCGCCAATGAAGACCTGGTGTACCTGACCTGTGGCAATGACAACCTTTCGCTGGGGCGTGGGGCAGGGGTGGCCAATGGGCTGCAGACCCTGGACCATTACGGGTTCATCGTCGATAGCGTGGAGGAACTGGAAGCCTGGTTCCACTACTTCAAGGCGCGGGGCGTGACCCTGCTGGACAAGCCATTCAACCATGGTGACGGCGCCCGCAGTTTCCACATACTCGACCCTGCTGGGAACAAGGTGCAGCCGCTGTATCACCCGGCAGTATCGGGCCAGCGGCTGGTGTAAGCGTGAACTGGCCTTCGTGGGTAAGCGCGAAGGCCCCTGCCTGGTTCAAGGCTCACTCTGCGTCCAGGTGCATCGGCGTGATC
Proteins encoded in this region:
- a CDS encoding BON domain-containing protein; the protein is MKKFAIAAATATALTLTMANAAFAQQSTQAPMTLAAGEMTKAKEATSDTWITTKVKSDLLTEKGIPGSDIKVETNKGVVSLSSTTAVTESQKEMAVSIAKKIKGVKAVSADGLKAE
- a CDS encoding putative quinol monooxygenase, with protein sequence MYSLFIKNRVKAGCAEAFLTAIKVNAAASVANEPGCLVFDVSQDRADADVIYLYEIYTDVDAYEAHIQTAHFRDSRPLVEPLILEQECFESDVVARNPGF
- a CDS encoding VOC family protein → MSDLPVRPGRLNGLRHIALLVPNLEECERFYVDVMGMKVLNRANEDLVYLTCGNDNLSLGRGAGVANGLQTLDHYGFIVDSVEELEAWFHYFKARGVTLLDKPFNHGDGARSFHILDPAGNKVQPLYHPAVSGQRLV